Proteins co-encoded in one Papaver somniferum cultivar HN1 chromosome 5, ASM357369v1, whole genome shotgun sequence genomic window:
- the LOC113283032 gene encoding uncharacterized protein LOC113283032 translates to MPCGSIARHCYISYWRMMSPSGGMFGERIWVLIKVDTSLLDSLLDMKAPPLSNAKPTTQIIDMNTVPVNLEVLMAMVDEVMSEKELDVDGWSSSNSVLISPEVAPALPSYPVIPPPRILYLLCLMHELSM, encoded by the exons ATGCCCTGTGGGAGCATAGCTAGACATTGCTATATTTCTTACTGGAGGATGATGTCACCTTCTGGTGGAATGTTTGGGGAGCGGATTTGGGTACTGATCAAG GTTGATACTTCATTACTTGACTCTTTGTTGGACATGAAGGCTCCACCATTGAGTAACGCTAAGCCAACAACTCAGATTATAGACATGAACACTGTGCCTGTGAATCTTGAAGTCTTGATGGCAATGGTTGATGAGGTCATGAGTGAGAAAGAGCTTGATGTTGATGGTTGGAGTTCTAGCAATTCAGTTCTCATTTCTCCAGAAGTAGCTCCTGCATTGCCATCTTACCCGGTCATTCCACCTCCTAGGATCCTCTACCTTTTGTGTCTGATGCACGAACTGTCAATGTAG